TATCCAGAATATCGTCCAACCATTGTTGAATGTCTTCTTTCGAATCCTTTCCCGAGCCTTGTGGAAACGGGTTCGTTGAGGTTGTCGTAACGGTTGGTTCAAATTTGGAAACGATTTTGGGGACAGTTTTACTCACTTCTGGttcaattttaagctcgttcAACTTGGCTTCCACGGGCTTAACTGGCTCTTTCGATAGATCCAATTGCTTTGTTTCTGTCCCACCGATGGAATCATTCAGCTTCGGGTTAGCAAATTTCCCAACAAAACATGGCGTTGGTTGGGGTTTCCTTGGCGGAGGAGGCATGTTTTCTTTGTGCTTCTGGGAAACTGGTCCGACTTTAACACTCGACGATAGCTGGTCGGCAAAGGTTTGCTGGAACttgtttttatgtatttcCGCCTTTTGTCGCATTAGATTAAGCTCCAGCGTGCTGAACAGTGTTTCGTCGTATCCGTGTCGCTCGTAGAACGGGATGCACCCAAGGCTGGCGTTCAGCAGCTTCGTGTCGATGCGGAAGTACTCACTGTAGCGGTTCTTTTCATCCTCGCCCGGTAGATCGGTGTCCGGTTGTAGCCAGCGTTTCTCAGAGCTAAGCAGAAAGTGGCTCCCACTCGATGCGGGAAGCTCGAGCAGCTTCTCAAAATCGGCCGCCAGCAGCTGTTCGTCTTCCGCGTCGCTGTCGCTCGATGGAAGATCCCGCTCTTCGGTCCAGTTTTGCTGAAGCTGGCGCTTGCCGTACCGATCGTCACAAACGACGAGCGGTGCCGTATGCTGTACTTCGGGGGGTTTTGGGCCACCCTTTTGCTTGGCTggctttggtggtggtggttttttgTGAACTTTGTCCTGACGTCGTTTCGCCTGCAAGGGAATGTGGTTACCATTTAGTCATGGCCGCTTTGGCGCAACGGAGTTAAGCGTGATGTCATCGGTATACTTACTGCAAAGGAAGCTTTATCCATTCTGTTAgagaaaagttgtttttaccAGACAATGCAAACAGTACACCGGGAGTTTGGGAAGGAAAGAAACGATTCAATTCATAAGCGATGCTAAAAAAACAAGATGTTCacaaaggtaaacaaaccagCCGCATTGACATGTCAGTGGTCGCCCACCTTGCTGCACAATTTGACGAAAAAGGCCTTTTCGGGTTATTTAGCAGGTATAGTGGAGTCTTTTTACTGTGTACTGAAAAGACATCCCTGGTTAGCAAAATTTCGATTATTGTATGACTTTGTGAGTTATGGACTGGCAGGGGGCATTAAGTGTTACCTCCCTTACGCTTTTCCTATAGACTGCCCTTAATGACACTGCTTAACTGCTCAATGTTAACCGATTACGTGATAAACGTGATCACAAATTCTAATcggcaataaaaatgaaattgatcGTAGTGTCGCAACCTTTGTAGTTCTAGCGAatcataacttcaatgcgaaaccatacaacagtacagagggaagCAGAAAgctctccaagcgaggaaaGCTTCACTGTGTGGCTACTCCAGCAACAGCCCAactgccacaaatccactaaacgagcACTAAACTGgatctaaacgactcaagctctcgaataatttttatgttttgaaacTATTTACAACATTTATTACACGTATTtaataatacaaaacacaataaattGCAGTACGGGGCCGCGCGCACGAGGCGCACCGTGAGCCCTATTGGgagccacacacactcactgtaacacacccaagtgccacaaatccactaaacgaccactaaacggcttctaaacgactcaagttctctacctaaacggaatatagaaagacttcgtttagcagacgccaaacgactcatgcattctaaaaatagcaaaaaagctggtagcgctatctgttggtgggatgataccccaaccagttgagcttcatcgcttggaggagagctttctcatttcctctgtactgttgtatggtttcgcattgaagttatgcatcgctagaactagaacggcgatacgattgtttaaatactaaactccaacggaaaccaccagcactgaagcaagtgagatttgagcaatggtcattggtggtgatacccacgtatctaaccacacgaccatttatatagatttttgctcagaaagttagaaggctatataggtcataataaaatgcaacttgtcgaaacacattgcaagaaaaggatagcaatataatgatgagttgtaatacgccatctattgatcaaaccaatgaagctgtggagctttcattttttttctatggatattcaattttccagtcgtttaagcttaatctgtggcgcttgggacaCTCACTCTTCTGGGTTAGGTGCGCTCTGAacacacttagcgcgcatcgTGCGTGAGCACAGTCTCGATCCCTGGATGTCGACCaacagcagcgcaactgctacggcgaGTCCAGGGCTGGGCACGTCTATTCACAAcaataatgatgagttgtaatacgccatcttttgagcaaaccaatgaagctaatggagcttttgttttttctatggatatttgactttccagtcgtttaatgTTAATCTGTGGTGTTTGGGAGATGGCGCCtcacgcttttttttttgctagttttagaatgcatcagtCGTTTACCGTTTGCTAAACGAAATATTTATAGATTCCTTTTAGGTTGAGAGCTGGAgccgtttagaacccgtttagtggtcgtttagtggatttgtggcacttgggtgaACGCACACCGAATCTAGAACTAATTCCCAACCCATACTGATCCTAGAACAGATCTGACCCCATACCAGGTATGGAGATTTTCTGAACCCGTACCATCTAGTACATATCCCTAGCCCATAACGGACCCAAAACTGATTCTGATCCCACACGTGTCCAGGAATAAATTCTGAGCCCATACCGTATAACTGATTTCTCTTCAAACTACCCCATCTTTGCCGGTTACAAAGTgaaccaataaaaaaaggaaatgcttTTCAAATTACATTTCTGAGTATCTTTTAGTTGAAttcaaatatttgtaaaaataagCCAATAAGCTGATTTGCTATATTATAAATGCACACATTTTCGCTGTAAGGTTGTACAAAAGCTTTTATCAGGGAAGCTGAGAGTGtgcttttatataaaaaaaagaaaaacttgaACAATTAGCACAACCCATCTTGTTTCCAGCGAATATCAAATCCCTCCACGATACACTTTACTCATGGGAGCTGATAAAATACCGAAACCAGTGTAAAAGTCTCTAGCAAAGCAGGGATGCAACATTTCCACTGCTTTGCACATGTAAATTGAATATTAATTCAATTACAATCGATAGCAATTGATTATGAGCCGCGAGCGATTTAGATAATTTCAATGCTGTATGCAGAGATGTATTCAATAATGTATGCAATTCTCACTTTCGCTCAATGGAACAGCGCAAACATTAGCAAACAGATATTGTAGGAATATGTTTTACCAGCTAGTCACATCAACTCTCTTTAATGTACAGCGAAATGATATCGaaaattgcataaaaaatttacaaaaaaaacaattttgcgCTTTTGGAATTGGAATATTCCATATCGATGCACAGTGTtctaacgatttttttttgtaagacGAAGGAATGTATCATTGCAACAAAGAATACATTTCAATTCATGCCATTTTGGAAGCTTTTTCTTTCATACGGAACAGTGGACTTACCAGCCTTCAATTTCGTTATCCCTCCGCCTGTTCACCACTTAGACCaaataaacacaacaaacTGTACCGGCCATCACTGGTTGGCTCGTTGCATCCTGACGGCCATTCGTTCAACCGGTGGCCGCCCGCTTTGTGCACGTGCCAGGCACGCTAGTCCGCTACGTCGGGTGTGTGTATTTAATTGGCAGCCAGGGCGGACAGGCGCTGCCGTAATAGGATCAAGAGATTTACGGTAAAGTAGATTATTGATTGAAATTAGACGCCATTGCCCGCGACTGTGTGTATCAGGCTAAGAAGAGAGGTagggaggaaaaagaaaagaaaatacaaactGAAGCACGAAAAGCTTCCAGATGAATTGGGTGAGTGTTCGGCAACGGAAGGGATAAAGTACCGTGCGGATGAGAGATGCACATTTTAATAGGATTCTTAGCGGGGCTCTTGATTCTGTCTCGTTCCCGGGGCTTCCCGTAATCAGGGGCGTGCTCCCACATTGATGGGTGAGAGgggggagagggagggggATGGTTGGTTAGTTAGCACTTTGTTAATAGGTTTGTTTTAATGGCAAGTAATGAGCTTGGGCCGGCACGTATGAAGAGGAAGTGAATGGCTTACACAAATGGAGCATGAGGATAAAATCGATGGACAGAACCGTGCTTGTAATGGGGGTCATGAAGGCAGACGTAACAGCTACAGACACTGTTTAATAAAGATTTTatgttgatttgattttatatTCCATGTTAACATAGTTAGACAATAGCAATTGCTTGTGAACCTTTGTACGATCATCGGCTTTTCCCTTCTACATAGAAGCGCTGAAggttgcatacctttaggcgcaaTGCACATTCCCCAGGGAACAACATCAACTTGCTTTCTTGCTCTGGTTAGACTAGATTGACAGTTGGGCAGAATGGGAAAGCATGTTGATATTATTGCTTGAGTGCATGGGTCCAACCACTCTTATCCCTCATTTCGAAATAAACATGAATGCTGCAGTTGCTTGTTCCGTGGCAGAGTCTTCAAGGCTTACCTAACAATTTAGGAACTGTCCTGGGATCACATCTCGAATCCTTGCCAGCTGCTGGCGTAAACTAAACTGTCTTAGATAGTCACGCCATTAAGTGTATTATTCGAGCCTAGACTGGAAACATTTGAAGTGAAACATAAGAAGAACAAGATGTGTAAAATTGGAAACTTTTGGGTTCCAATGACAGTAAACCATTCAAAAACCGTCATCAAATCAAATCCAAAAAAAGTCTAATGAATCTAGTCTTATTATGTGCCTCTTAGAAGCTGTTATCTGGAAAAGTCAGCTTCAATGCCTGAAGTCAAGCGACCATTAGGACGAGGTACACAGCTGCATGGTTGGAAAGAAGTAAGACACCATTACACGTAGCACCAAATAGCCCATCGTCCTGACAAGATTAACTCACTATTGCTCTTGTCTGAGTTGGTCGCATTTGCATTTGCTGCCCACCGTCTTGAAGTGTCGTCCCCCAAAACGATGACAACTACTGGTAGCGCTTTCTGCTTTAAAATTTCCCCGACCTGTGTCGTGTCGGTGCTCCGTTAAGTAAGCTGCATCTCCTGCACCTGCAGCATCATTATTGTGCATCCTGCTGTAGCCCGTTGGGCACAGCagctttcactctctctctctctctcttcctaaAGATTTTTGTTTAACGAAGTAGCATTATCCGCCACGGGGAAAGGCTTCTGTTGAATAGCCcctaactctctctctctcactcacgcACACGATTGCATTGACAGAAATGGCACAAGGCAGCAGGACACGAAATGAGGAGTGAAAAtggcacacacaaaataagCATGTCTTCCATGGAGAGACGTTAACAACAACCAACGGCCGAACCCCTGTAAGTGACGTCCCCAACGTCGTCCCGTGAGCGCGTGGTAAATAGGCAAGACATAAGTAGCGAGACTTTAAAACTCTGACGACGCAGCAGATTCGCTGTGTGCGGCTACAGTGCCGGCTCACCGATGGGACGGAACCCGGAAGAAGGCAAACAAACGGGGGAGGGATGGGAGTTTGTAGAAGCTCCGTAGCAGCAGGTAACTTGCTTGAATGATGGTTGGTAACCGTGGCGCTCTGGCTGCGGGCGAGGGCACGCTTCGCAATTGCTGTGTCGCTTTTGCTGCGTGCCAAGAGATGATATATCCCCGAGAGCGTGTCTGTTGAAGGCCAACGCAGTGGACCGACGTTTGCTGGAATGAACAAACAAATCCTGCTGAAGTGTCCCCAGGAATGCTCCCGCTCCGGCTTTCCCGAGGATAGTTTTCGCTTGAAATAAGTATACAATTAATGGAACAGAAACCCACCAACGAACCTTGCAACGTATCTTACCCTACCAATTAACTGCGCCTTCTAATTAGATTTATTTTACACCATTTTCCCAGTGGAGACATTTGCTTAAGAAATTTGTATGCGCATTGGAATTCACTCCCAAGGGCATATCAATATTCTACAACCAAGCACCAAGTACCAAGGGTATGGCATCGCGTGATGGATTCCGGAACGAAGCAACAGCCACGGGGGTAGTAATTTCGATGCGCCACGGGGCATTCCGGCAATACACTGGTGATCCAAAAATTGAACAGCTCCCTCTCGGGGCATTCGGCGAAGTACACGcgaccccccccccatcccagGTCTCCCTGGGCCAAGACACATTCGAAGAATTTCGCTCCCAATCCCGTGGACCTTCCGGTGGGCAGCTTTTATTTGCGCTTCCGAGTGTACGCGGTGTAAGTAGcagccgatcgatcgattggcCTGACCCGGCGGCGACAATGGTAGTGAAAAATatccacaaccacacacacacacacacacacacacacactggcaagTGCCTtggcagtttgtttgtttgtttgtgcccGGCTGGATGGGTGTCCCTTTTATGTGTCCGGCTACCTGGTGCTGATGctggatttttcttttctctctcctgTGCCGGATATTGCTGCTTTCCTGTGGTCAGCGCTCGGTTCGcgtcgtgtgtgtgctggGATTTTGCTGAACTGCGGGCACTGTTCGGTGTACTCTGTTGTCCGATGGTTTCCGATGGATATATATAAAAACCTTACCTACCTACCGGCATACCGCATCCGTTCGGGATGCTGTCCGCTACTATTTGAACAAATTTCTCCCCCGAGGGTGTGGCCGGTGCCACCGCAAGCAAATAACGATGCCGCTGCGGGCAGTGTGAGCGATGCGATGGGCTGCGGGCTCCTGGTGGAGGATGGAGATGGTGTGCCATCCTTCGGTGCTTCGGTTGCCCTACCTGTTGCGTGCAACACTCGATGGTGGTCTAACGGCCTTCTTCGTTGGTGTTGCGACCGTGATCGTGATGCGGCGCACTCGCGTCCAGCTTTGCCCGCGCCGTTCGGTGCTGTGACATTTTAGGTGTTTGTCTTTGGTAGGAGGATTGGTCTTTGAACTAGATGCGATTGAAGAGTAGCCTTCCCCCCCTCCCATTTTGTCATCCCTTTCAATAAGCGGGAGTGTATTCTTTGCTGGGGTAGCAATTTTTAAAGCAAGCCATGATTTCAATatgttggtggtgttgttgttgtgtcttgTGTCAGTGTCACCAGTTCTACCAAGCCCAAGTCTTTTAATTCGCGAATATTGGTGTTGTTGTGCCGTTGCTCCCAGGTTCCGAGGGATAGCTGAGGAAAGGACCAGCCTGTTAGATTTGATTAGGATGTGCAGTGAGTGtttgcggttttttttgttctttgtgtGTTATAGATTTGCTCCTAAGACGGTGCTTTGCTATTAAAATAATGGATTATGTTAAGGTTTATAATAGAAAGCGAGCTTGATTAGCCTTTGCTCAACGTGTGTTTGTAATCAGCTATTATCGTTCGTGTATGTAGGTAATTAACTTtttgatgaaatgaaataacacCACGTCGAGCTAACGACACATCCATACTTTCCTGATCAGTCAAAGCGTACGTTTGGAGGAAATTTCAATGTGCTTTTCGGTAATTGCTTTCCGGTATTGATTGCGGCAACAGATACCAACCAATCGATGAGATGAATCCGAATTTGATTCACAATTAGGAGTAATTTCGCAAATGAATGTATCTATTACTGATCACGTGCACCAAACAGTTTTAGCCAAAAAAGGTGCTTTAGATTttcgtttttaaaatttaatgcaGCATCATAATGAATTGAGTTCGGGCGATATAAAACGgagattttatgttttttttatatataaacGCAATATTGTGAAACGGAAAACAGTCCCCCTGACAACGATTTTATCAGTGAGAATGTTGATTACGCTTTTTATCCAGAAAAACTATTTCCCGCTGCCGtacccagtgtgtgtgtgtgtgtatgtgtgtgtgtgtgtgtgtgtgtgtgtgtgtgtgtgtgtgtgtgtgtgtgtgtgtgtgtgtgtgtgtggtgtgtgtgtgtgtgtgtgtgtgtgtgtgtgtgtgtgttgtgtgtgtgtgtgtgtgtgtgttgtgtgtgtgtgtgtgtgtgtgtgtgtgtgtgtgtgtgtgtgtgtgtgtgtgtgtggtgtgtgtgtgtgtgtgtgtgtgtgtgtgtgtgtgtgtgtctaatctttggcacaacaactaCTGTAGATCTAGGCCTACCCTTACCCGCAATGAATTGCCTAGAACTTGTTGTTTACTCATAGCACGATAACCAGCCGTGGGTATGAGGATTGGGGTCCACATGGGGCTTGAACACATAACGAGCGTGTTGTTAAGCCGTTCTAGTTGACAACTGATCAAGCGATAGGCCCATAACGAGCAGTATTCgttatttaaatatatacagtgaaccctctcttatttgagaggcgatgggactgtcgaataagaggggttttcaaattacagaggttgaaagtgaatgaaaggtccatacaagacaagaaagagacagaacatttaatatgcagccttaactgttgctataggaaacgaCCCGACCCGATGGGGTTGCGAATAGCGTGGAACAGTATGTTGAGGTTGCGGTTGAAGCCACGGCAAATTGAAACGTCAACGATTGGAGTGGGCCTTCTTTGAAATGACAGTACGGTGATGGCAGCAGAGGGTTACACTACGGAGAAGAGAGGAGGCTGCGATGTAAAATCAAGCACAAAGAGCTTTTAATAAGCGTTTTGCTATGGGCGGCTGTGCTGACATGGTGGCGGGTAGTGTTTTGTCCATTATATGTTTTATACTGTGTTTATGGTactacagtgaaccctctcttatttgacacctctccaaattgaaaaacctctcttatttgaacattttgcacagtcccttgatttccagtacatttttgttcctctaatttggaaaacctctgaaatctgtgtccctcttatttgagtatggtgttgccatggttattgaaagatgtatgctcaaattagcgattctgttcgcagtttcctatagcaacagttaaggctgcatattaaatgttctgtctctttcttgtcttgtatggacctttcattcactttcaacctctgtaatttgaaaacccctcttattcgacagtcccatcgcctctcaaataagagagggttcactgtatatatttaaataacGAATACTGCTCGTTATGGGCCTATCGCTTGATCAGTTGTCAACTAGAACGGCTTAACAACACGCTCGTTATGTGTTCAAGCCCCATGTGGACCCCAATCCTCATACCCACGGCTGGTTATCGTGCTATGAGTAAACAACAAGTTCTAGGCAATTCATTGCGGGTAAGGGTAGGCCTAGATCTACAGtagttgttgtgccaaagattAGGATGaatgtatatatatttttttgtattacgcAGGAATGcgtaatgcttattttttttacattctaCTGATATGTAGGCACTAATGCTCCAATAGTTCCATGGGGCATCGATCCGGTAAATATACTTACGAAGTGTATAGTTACAAATATTGAGCGTCTAATTTAGTGTGGTAAACtaaattaaatgatttaaCTATCATTTCAATCAAGAGAAGAACCATCATGTGGTAAGAATTCTGCAACATCTAATAGACGgcataaccaaaaaaaaaaaaaaggcatgaAAATGCCAAAGCGGGCAATAATTTGGAAAACATCTTTTGTAGCTAAAATCGGCACCAGCAAACCGACAGCAGCACCACAAAGCAACCGTGCGCTGCCACAATGTTCTGCCACGCTCTTCTTGTAAATAGCGTGCTACACGCTCCACACCCAACAACCGGTCCAGCAAGCCATGCGAAAAAGATACCATGCCAACCGATAGCAAGCTTACGGCTGTTACAGCTGACTATGTGGACGGCCAACGTCCGCATCCGCCTAAATGTGCCATGGTTCGCTTAGCGCTGCCTCGGTGAGATATAGTGAAGTGGCTGAAAGATACTTGAACACACTGCCACAGCTACCGTTCCCAAGAAGACTTTATTTATAAACAAATGCTCAATGGTTCAACATTGTTTGTTGGTCGCTGGTCGAGTGTTGTACCGTGCAAAGTGGCCACTGCTAGCTATCGTGAGCCGGTGCGATGCGAAGCTTAAGATGAATGGTTTATCCTAAACCGTGCTGCAGTTGGCCTATCTTTTTTCGCACTAGGTTTGGCGTGCGTTTATTTCGGTGAGGATATGGAGGGTATTCAGAATCTCTAGAAGCTTCGTGTGCTTACGGCGATGAAGCAGCAACATTTTTTTCTGCGTGCCAAATCATTAGGCGCTAATCGATGCGATCGATGAAGCCGATgttcgtttgcttgttttctcGATAGATAGTTGTTTGGTGTGGtacaaaaataagcaaagCGAGGTTGTTGTTACGGGAagctgttgtgttgttttgattcAAAGGAAAAGTGTGCTAGGCTGTTTACAGGAATTGCAATCAATCTGAGTTTGCataatgaaaaacaacaacatgaaCAGAAATTTGGGAACTAACTGGGCGTATGGCTCCGAGGGCAGTAAATGCACACCTGCATTCCCCGTTGTCGATCGGAATGGTTGGTAAGGATTGGAAGGATCCTGCTCTACTGCAGCCGGTAAAAGTTGGACGTACCAATTTACTGCCAAATTCAGGCAGTGTGTTCTAGGAATAGTTTGGTGAGTTAttcgtaaacaaacaaaaaaacggacgTTTTTTTGGGCTTTTCGTCGAAAATTGCAGCACTGTATTGGTACATTGTTCAACGATTGAATTTGTGCTCAAGTGCTTCAATATGAAATCAGATCGAGAAGTTAGGCATAAGCTTTTG
This is a stretch of genomic DNA from Anopheles merus strain MAF chromosome 2R, AmerM5.1, whole genome shotgun sequence. It encodes these proteins:
- the LOC121589696 gene encoding uncharacterized protein LOC121589696, which encodes MDKASFAAKRRQDKVHKKPPPPKPAKQKGGPKPPEVQHTAPLVVCDDRYGKRQLQQNWTEERDLPSSDSDAEDEQLLAADFEKLLELPASSGSHFLLSSEKRWLQPDTDLPGEDEKNRYSEYFRIDTKLLNASLGCIPFYERHGYDETLFSTLELNLMRQKAEIHKNKFQQTFADQLSSSVKVGPVSQKHKENMPPPPRKPQPTPCFVGKFANPKLNDSIGGTETKQLDLSKEPVKPVEAKLNELKIEPEVSKTVPKIVSKFEPTVTTTSTNPFPQGSGKDSKEDIQQWLDDILDI